The nucleotide sequence catccctaatatatatatatattgtttgcATAGGCCCAGTATGGTTctgatttatttacataaataaaaatgtttccaaaaaatcctttcatctgtttttttcccccaaaaaattGCACCCTCGGTACATATATACAACACACGAAACAAGTGTACTGGATTGCTGTTCTAGTGCATGCACAGTTAATGCAAATGCCATAAATGTTGGGTTGTGTGAGGGAACTGCCTGATATGGGCATCATGTGGATCCAGTAACCATGAATAGGTATTTagacagaaacattttaattgtgtcTGTTAAAAGTAGATCCTTATTTCTCTCCATGCGTCTACATTAGTGATCAACTAAATATTTTTGACTGAATGGAACAGACTTTAAAGTGTTTGAGCGAGACAGCAGGAGAGAAATCAGTTTTTGTACCTTCATAAACTGTATGTGCTTTGTATCATTGGACAAATCGGTTCTGTGGCTCTGCCTGCAGGTGTCAGACATGATGCAAGTCCAGAGCCAAGGTGAGTTAATCAAAGTAACTAATATGCACATGCCagatttttgtagtttttgtaagatcttattttaaatcattattgcatGCAAGACCATACAAGCAGTAAATTATGGAGTAAATCTCGCTTTGAATCAGCCCCGTGTGTACATAAGCTGATTACCACATAAACAAATCATTGTCTGCTGTGATGAAGGAGCTTTGGTTGCTAAGTAAAGACTACAGCACCTGTGTACTTGGAGATGTTGTCTAGTAGCAGGGGATATTTGGTGAGCCTCAGCATCTCTACAGGAATGATGTCCTTAAGCTGCAGTCGGCGACACTGTCTGTTACTTTCTGCTTCctgtaaagcaaaaaaaaagaagaaataaaataccTCCTGGGTTCACTTAAGTagtcacaaaacaccccaaaatgTATCTTTAACAAGAATGAGTTACTGAACTAAAGATCTTTTTCTGCTGCAtttcttaaataaaacagacacacaccctGACTGAGTTTATCCTCAGTCAGTGCAGTTGCTGaaaaacacataacattttCTACATCTTATAATAAGgaactgtgtgtgcattttgtcTGTTGAGCTGATTATTACCTGGATGAAGGAAGTGAACCTCGAGTCTTTCTTCTGCTTGGTCTTGATGATCTCCAGAGCAAACGGCTGGTTACTGCAGAACGTCCCCACTGCCTGCTtgatcttctcctcctctccaccgcTGAACTGTAACCACCCAGCCCAGGACAGGAAAAGGACAGAGCAAAGATGGACAGAGACTATCAGTCACTGATGTGGGTCAGGGGTAGTTGCCATGGAAATGTCTTGTATTTAGTCACTACATTGAGCAGCAACGCCCAGAAGGGGGCCAGGCTTAAGCCCTGGTAGCAGAGACAGCTTAAGTTTAAGTGTGGACTAGATCAATGCTCAGACCCTCAGGGGAGCGTTTACCCTACTTATCCCCCACAGAGACATTTTAGACAAGGCTGCCTGCTGATATGTGGCTATCTCACATCTAATGTATCAGGCATTATATCGAGATGCAGAGATGTCAGGCGAATCTAGGGCATTGTTTGACATGACCATTTACTGACAAACAGGCTTCCATTTCACTCTCTGGTTTCCACTGCGATAACATTTCTAGTTGCTGAGGAGGGAAGCGTAGAGTTGTTTTTGGACCATGGTTAAGCTTTGTCTTTCAAGGTTTTGTTATGAGATTTTAGGATTTACTGTTAATTTCTCTTTACGTGTGAAAAATAACCCCTTCTTTATGACATATAACTATCTTCTTGTACATACAATGGGTCAAAATAAACTTATGTGAGACTGAGAAAAAGCAATCTCAtgcaaacatcaacatttttttcttgctataaAGCAATTTCAAGCAACAGTTCAATTTATTTGCGCACaatatgctttttttctacCACATCAGTCATCTTGAAATTTATTCAAtataagaaaatgtttgaaacaggaaataaaatttCAGCCTGAGAATTGTACTCACCCAGGAGAGCAAGTCGTCTCCTATCTGATCAATTACTGAAGACTCATTTCTCTTCCGAACTGCTACCATTTGCTCCAGTATTGaaactgaaattttaaaaaagaggcaCCAATGGTCAGTATGTGTCTCTgggtgcgtgtttgtgtgtgtgtaagatgatgatgatgatgatgatgatgatgatgaagaatacaacatgaaatGGCTGGGTGCTATGCACAGTTAAATTCTGTTTTCTATCAttctgttgtatttgttttgttgttgttttatatcaaacctttttgttttactgGTTCTTAATGATGGCTAGGCTGTCATATGAGATTTTGggttgtgtatatgtgtgtgtgtgtgtgtgtgtgtgtgtgtgtgtgtgcgtgcgtgcgtgcgtgtaccATGCAGCTGTAGAATCTCCTCCAGGTTGGTGAAGATGTTCTTAATGTCAGCAGGAGGCAGGATGGCCTCTTTAGATAGCTTCTGGTAGAAAACGTGATCCAGAACTCTCAGCATACGCACGTGTGCACGTTCTGTGTAAAATAGCTCTGCAGACACAATGCAAGGTATTCATTCAAGTTGGCAAGTCATTTGCACAACTCAATGTGAAGTACATCTGACAGTAACAAAAGAAAAGTTATGTCCCAGCAGATGCTGAGCTGCTGCAcatctctctctatatatattctctctctcccaaGTATATTCTTGGGAGGTGAGCTTCGCTTTTTCTTAAAAAGATGCTATCATGCAATATCATACTCTGAAGTGGTAAACCATGTTTCTCACCATTGATGACTTCCTGTCTCTTGATTTCATGAGGCCTGAGACCTGCAAGGACCTCTCGCCCCACCAGCTGCTGCCAGTTTGGAGGGTCATGCTCCGAGTCTGTTCCCTGGTCGTCCTCACTCTGGACATCACCGGCACCCAGTCCCTCAAGCCTGGCCAAGACAGAAAGTTAACTTTACATCTGGCAAACAGAAATTTACTACTGCATATTACcacttattttttaaagatggatTCAAGTTAGAAATGTCAAATGGGCCCTCACCTTCTTATAGTCTTTGGTGTTCCCTCATGGGTTctacaataaatattaaaagataCATCAATAATAAGTAAGTATTCCTAATGTAAGGAAGTAAAAGTGTTGCTGCTAATTTGACTGTAACTGCACCTGTCACTTTCTCGGTCATCCTCCTGCAGTTGGTCTAGGCTGTATAGGTCTAAGTGCGAAACAGGGTGCTGCAACCCATCCAGAGGATCGGACTGAAGGCCGTCACTCAGTCTGGAGGGGCCTGAGGTCGGAGTCCCGCCTGAGAGACAAGCAAGAAGTTTAAAACCACTGCTTCCTCCTTTCACATAAATTTTACATGAATTCACTGGCTCAGTCGCTCACCTATATCAGCGTCTCTGCTAGCGTCTGAGCTATAGTTGGCGCTGTTTGGGGATGAGGTGTTGACAGATGTGGAGTGTACGAGCTCAGAGCCCTCGCTGGATTGGCTGCCTCTTAGACGACCAGCTTCCATGTGCTCACTCGCACCCAAGGTAGGCTGAGACAGCTGTTTCTGAGGCCGAGGGCGACCATCCAGAGCTTTACCCACTGAATATAAAGAGGAGTGGTGTCAGATTttgaaaaagctttaaaactcgtccaattattttgttttgttcaacaGTCCCAACTCACCTGATGCTGCTTCAACGCGGCTGGGCCTACGCTGAGGTCCAAGAATACTGGGAAATCTGGGTTTCTTCACCTTCTCTTCGCCTTCCTTTTCTGTCTTgatgcttttctgtttttatcaaaAACAAAGGAAGGCAAAGTATCAAGTAActgaaaaagggagagagagaaggcccATGGCACAAAGAGAAATTAAATACCTTAATTTTAGGAAGGAAGTTGATCCTGACTCGTTTAGACTCCAGACTGCGAGGTTCCTTGACCCTCACACCAAGGTGCTTCatgtatgtataaataacaTACTGCATTGTAGTgctaaatagaaaaacaaaagcgACAACACTTAAGCTTGGCTGCTCTTCTCTCAATTATAATCAAGAAAACAACAGAATGCTAAAATATGAAGAGAATAAGTGTCCATATTGTGGCTTGCACCATATGTCCCACCAGTCCTCCTTGTACAATTTCTACACAAACCATCTGGAGTATGCTACGACCATATGGCATTTCAAACAAGACTGTTTCAATCAGTCACActtttgaattatttaatataaacatgctgcataaattacatgttttctttaacaCTACAACCACCAGGGCTCGTTATATAACTAAAACCGCCAACAGGAAAATTAACCTGTGCACCTAGCTTCAGGTTTTCTACTGCTAAAAAATGTACTCTGTCACTGTACTAAGGCATTGTCTTCAAAAAGCAATATTTAAAGTCACAAATTGAGTTTGTTTAATCATTATCTGTGTTTTGGTACTTATGTTAAACACACTTTGACCAAACATTTAGCACCATGACAATGTATTTTTCACTAACAACTTTCCTGCATTTCAGGCACTTGGTGAGGAGTTTTTAGCAGGTTATTCTCCTCTACTCGTTCTATAATTTAATTATGACAGATTACATACTATAAATGAATTTGGTTGCTTAGTAAACTTAAAGTGTTTGAAAGTTAACCACTTGAACATATATGCATTTCatatacagaataaatacaCAGAACATTTTTCTTCACTATTTTTAACAATAGGGGGCACTATATGACATATGACATTTTAGTAAAAGTCAAAGAAGAGGGgcaacatgaatattttattaaaacatagtAACGGACAATTGAAAAACCACCATTTGTCCATTTGTAAAATGTGGGCTTGGATAACACCAATATGTTATATGTGTTTCCTAAATGTCAAAGACCATATTTAAGATCAAATTCATCAGAACTGAAATTACTTCAGCACAAGATTTTTGAATTGACCCAttcaattattaattaaaagtcTTGCAAAGTGTGATCTGACATTATTTAGATTTGAGATACGCACATCGCACCTCAACAGAGATTCTTTTAGAGAATTCTTTCTGTTCTAAGACACATTACAGACATAAACGTGATGAGGACAGATGATTAAAAGAACCTCTTGAACTCTGGAGTTCTTGCAGCTGTAAATGATCCGTCTTTACATGCTTTGAGATGCTTTTTATATCAATTAACCAGTTGCTGAACAATCTAAATTTTCTTaccatttctcttcctctgtggtcTGAGTAGTCAccctatatacaataaaaagatgaacaaTGTAAAAGTGGGCAGTAATGATTACAGAATTGAGATCTGAGCAGGATTGTCTGtatgcgtgtgtctgtgtgtatgtgtgttacttACAGGACATCTTCTATCTTGGTGATGATATTTTCAGCATATGAGCGCTCACGTTCGAGTGTGACACGGTCTCTGACTCGCTCTTGGTCCAGTCTGGTCAACTCCACTTCAGCCACTGTTAGGCCCATACTGCGCTTCTGCCTGCAGGTACCAACACATTGGATCATATACTGTTATCAGGTTGAAGTTGGCTCAGACAGAGATGGCTAAATATGGGCCCGTGCACTAGGCTagattgctttattttttatcattttaagttCTCTCAAGTTCTTGAGTTAagtagttaaaaaaataatacagttgAGATGTTTACCTGAAATCCTCAAGGTTCTTCAGGATGTCAGGTAGTAAAGAGTCCTGCAGTGTTTGAACATGTTGTCTGTGTATTTCCTCTGGGATGAATTCTGTCCGCCGCCGGTCTGCAGAAACACGCACTCAGTCACATTTACTACTTGCCAAATCATTCAAGGGATTCTGACATGTGCACACTAAATACGGCAATTAAAGTTAAGCAATACTTTCCAAACCACCAGAGCATTTGATTTCTTAATACCTTAGTTGGAAGTTTGCATGGCTGAGTTCATGAGCAACTTACAGTGGTTGTATAATGAGGACAAAAAAATCACTACCTGTTCATAATGTCACTTggcagaaaacaaaataaagcaaaagtCAAGGCTGAAATACTCACCAAGATCAGCAGAGATGGATTCAGGAACAGCAACTTTTAAATTctgtaacaaaaagaaaagtgtttaatAGTTAAACAACCATCcggagaaaagagaaatgtgaatATACTGAGATATAGCAAAACACATCAATCAAGTAAATCATTCTTAATATATGCTAATGTGAATACACATCATAAAACAAGCTGATCATAAACTCTGAATGATGCATTAGCCAATCAGTAATAAATGTATCACTTTCCTCTGTATAAATCAATTCTTTGGTACTGTGGATTTTCcatattaaatcaaaatatattgtgaaggattcaaagaaaaaacaccagatgcctgggctttttttttttttaggtctaATTAGTTTAATTTCAAAGAAGCAATGTAGTGATATTCAACATGCTCTCAGTTCTTGTTAAAATCTAATGAGTGTACTGTGTGCATAATGTGTAACAGCCGGATGCACAATGAATGAGTCTGACCTACAATGCTCCCTGTGTTTCTCTGTGGTGAACATGTGTTGTACTTACTGCTCCCCGGTCAATGAAGTAGGTGTGGAGGTCCATGAACACCCGTCTGGTCTCTTTGGAGTTGGTCTGCTTGTAGAGGTCAGCATAGAGGTAGCACAGCTGAAGACACAAGATTAGGAATAATATAAAAGACTGAGCTGTAGTGTCTGCCAGGCTTCAAAAAAgcaggaaattaaaaataaataattttcaaCCAGGTGTGAAGGAAGACGGTCTTACCACAGGAGCAGGGTCGAACTGAGAGATGACATGATGCAGGAAGGCTGCGAGGTGGGCGGGCCGAGACTTGAGCTGCTCAATGCTGTTAAAGCTGTTACACTGGCCATTTGTCTGAAAAACCATCAGCACAACAGTTTGCAATCTTGTTAGCAAAGTTAGGTTtgtaaccataaaaaatgttttgtatttgtcaGCTGAGTTTAGTGATATTGTGAATGACACATAGGCCAATATTGCTGTTTGGTAAAATACCTGCTCCTGGTCTGAATCAAAATAGTCATCCTCAGCTCCAATGATTTGTGAGACGAGGCGAGAGGAGGAGGGACTGCTGACTGTGGTAGGGGACAGAGAGTCCTGGGGAGAAAACACGGTATATTATAAAACTACTATTTATCACTACCATCACACAGACACGTAACTCAAGACTAAATAccgtaaaaaccggtgtataacATGCACctttaatgcaatattttttaatttaaaagtggggtgcgtcttatacaccggtgtgtcCTATTCACAGGCAAAatagagagaggttggatctggctATGATCATAGGTATGTAAAGGGCCGTCTACACTAAGAACAATAGCTATAACTGTAAAgataacgatgtgagcgtccacacttatgaactataacgtcctataaacagTGGTGTCGAACACGCGCTGTGCACTCCAGCTGTGtcagcagctaatgaaaacagaccctttaatgctgtatgttgtgcggaaaaatgattgtgtgttgatcagaagtatttcggGACACtggttgctgtgatgtttcagtgtttacagaccaaactgatatTGATGCGCGATGTGTAAAAGTGCGACTCAGGTGCAGTTGTCTATTTGcacacagcgacagctctgatgaaaagtttttgggactcgagtaagcatacaggtacacactgtactaaatatgtaaagttactgtgttcttttaaaatgtttaattgaaactcatagagttaatatactggtccagttcagttaatgaaatcattactggaccattaaccattaacccgacacactgtttcaggtgtaatatttgtgttttaattgtgtttctaaaaaaagttaattgagaaaattttggagtataaacctacgtgtttataaatgaacggttactggtgcattcaaatgaaccagttttaaatagaaaagtgtttttcccagcatgagactccccaaaatagactgcgtcttatacactggtGCGACTTATACACTGGTTTTTACAGTAAGTACATTTCTTGAGGTGAATTTGAACAAGATCAAAGGCTATAGCTACCAGGTCAGTGGTATCCTCTGCGTCTGGGGAGTGGCAGGAGTTGAAGCTGTTCCTGGGTGTGCTCTTTGGGCTGGGGCAGGATGACTCCCTTTGGCACAAACTCTCTGGATATCCGTGCCAAAATCTACGAGAAATCTGCATGTGGTATGAAACACAATTTTATATTCTCAATCTATTCCAAatgaaatcacacaaaaaaaacgtaACCTccaaagttacattttttagtCTACAATTTACAGAATATGTCCAACAAAAACCTGAATGCATAACATAGAACGGTGGTGCAGTGAAAATCTAAAGTAGCTAAAGCTAGTCAGAGCAAAATAAAACTTACTCAATTTAATCATAATGCCTGCTGTTGATTAGTAGTGCTGAGAGTTGAAAACTTACAGGAGTGCTGGTCCAGGACAGGTCTGTACTGTTGTCTCCCTTAGAAGATTGCTCTGTCTCAAATGTGCTACCATCATCTGCGTCTCCACCTGGAACAGCCTCCTAGAGATTGATGCAACACAAGATTTGTCACTAATAATTATGAACAAGCTAATTACATAATGGCAAAATTCCAATTTCAAATATCCAAGCCTATAATGAAACAtgttgtgcctgtgcactttatctgttccactgtgggatagtgagaaacgtcttctcgattcctttgtatgccttaacatgtgaagaaattgacaataaagctgactttgactttgactaaAACACAGGCTGAGAGCATTGTATAAACCAATCtatcaataaatgtatgaatcGATCACTATACTATGACTTTCTTATAAAATGCAGAAAAGCAGGCTAACACGTTGATGTACATAACAGGAGGCACAGTGgtgacatatttaaaataagatgtcacacagacacaaaagagTGGCTTCCCATAGGGGAAGCCTAATCCTCTGATGAGATTAGGattaataattgtctggaacaATCCCTAAATACGCTCCACAAAAATCACAcaatgagggggggggggggggggggggggggggggggggggtatttgcTATACCTGTGTTGCTCCAGTGGCCTTGACGAGCTGACCCTGCAGCTGAGGAATGTGTTTCTTAGCTTCCTGGATGTCTTTCAGTAGTTTGGGGGAGGGGTTTCTGCTGTACTCCTCCTTCATGGCCTGGACAGCAATAGGGGTCAAATCAAAACAAGAGATCAGAAGCAATAGTAGCTTTTATATGTCATACCACATTCTATTTGTCTACAATAAGgcatgtaaaatgtttaatatttagacTCTGGGATTAAGTGTGGGATGTATTTTGTTCAGCTATACACATATCTCTCGCCTCCTACCTAAAGCAATGTTCTATTTAAAGAGAGATGATTTTTAACACAGATAATAGTAAGAAATTCCCTGCCAAGGTTTAAATAGtactaaactgaactgaactaaaaGGCAAATGATCTTGCTCTTGCCAACACCTAGCAATGATTACACAATTACAAGAGAGagaatacagtatgtgtaactGATTGTTATGCTAACCTGCAGCTCCTGCTGTTCTTTTGAGAGCATCTTTTGCAAGATGTCAACCCTCTGGTTACAGATGCTGCTATTCTCATCctgttggaaaaaaaaggaaaaaaggtgaACGACATATGCGAGACGTGCATTAGGCTACAGGCAAAAAGCCTTCAGGCAAATAATAGATTTAAAACTGACACATTTAACAAATATTTAAGCATTCTGAAAAATTGAAGCCAACACAGAAGTCAAAGCACATTTacaagaaagacaaagacatagATAACTACAGTGAGACAGAAACAGTCAAGAAATAGGAAGAGGGCAAGAGAAATAAAGGATGTCCTTGTGTACCCATGGTGGTTGTATGGAGGAGAAGCGGTCCTGAGGACTGTAGGGGCGTTCTGCTGCTGGGGAGTTCGGAGAAGAAATGCTAACGCCCAACATTTCAGACTCTGCTTCAGACAAGGGGATCTGGGCAAGCCCTGGAGGGCGCCCCAACACTGTGAGGGCAACATATGAGCCCGCTAGGATAGACAAATCAAAAAGGCACATCAGATTTAAATCACAATTAATTGTCCACATGTTACTTTTGCTCAAAACCTTTCCAAACAGCACATTTCtgcaaaaacagacagacaggagaacTTACACTTGATAAGCTTCACCACCTCAATGTGATTAGAATGTGTAACAAGGGTCCCGTTAACCTGCAAGGcagaaatatatgaaataaatactaTGTGAAATAAGAACTGATATAAAGATCAAAATATTCCATTCTATCCCAAGTTTTAGATACAATTTCACATCCAATTTTGTTCCCTATTACAGCAGAAAGAGCAGAAATACTGACTGACCATAAGGTGGCAGTGTATGTTCTCTGTACTTGCTTTGGACTAGAAAACAGTGACGTTAGCAGTTTAAATACAGTGAGGCAGATAAACACAATACCTTGATGATCCTGTCTCCTGTCTGAACACCTGCCCGCATAGCAGCCCCATCTggcaaacacaaaagaaaaagggcGTTAAAGAAACAGAGGAGGCGAGAAAAGAAATGGAACTATTGGAGGAATTAAATGGATGGGGGCAAAACGGGAGGGAGGAGCGAAAAGACATATAGCTTCATGGTGCTATTGTTGATATTTCTGCACAGTGAATACACCATATAACACTGACAGACCCAATGTCGCAAATTGACTATTTGAGTGCTATTTTGAAAGACCATAACAGTGGTTATATTACGAGAAGGACCTGTTTCACAGCTCCACCCCAAACAAAGGGATTTAGGCATGAGACAGGTTATTATGAGATCCAGGTCTGACTCTATAGTCAGCAGCATACAGCTGAAGCATTTCgtaaatgaaatacaatttgACTAATACACTGCTCATGATGTGCATTTTGGGTCTTTATGGGAATTATTTATGTCATTTGGGTCAGTATGGGAGTTTGTGTCACTGAATGAAAGACATAATCTTGTCTGAAGAGTTTGTCTAAATTCAGAAGAGGGGATGTTGCTGATGAATGGTTGCTAAAGGAGTTTTAGATATGGAGTTTTACAGGATTTAAGTTTGAGCAacaaaatcatcaaaatgtaaaagtgcGTGCTTATGAACACAAGCTTAAGTAGGcttcatctttctcttttcaaaCTTTAAACACAACTATGAATGGGAAAATCTGCAGCAAGACACTAAAGATGAATTTGGTTTGCTCATAAGTtgacaataaaaagaacaagaagctGTGTACATTATTTAGATGAGACTC is from Scomber scombrus chromosome 5, fScoSco1.1, whole genome shotgun sequence and encodes:
- the arhgef12a gene encoding rho guanine nucleotide exchange factor 12 isoform X1, whose amino-acid sequence is MSDTQSSFTDRFPKKANRTSSILSKDHPPDKKPKSDKTSLPSNEFDPTETLVVQKSGSSSVLAEGKPESCGLVQRCVIIQKDENGFGLTVSGDNPVFVQLVKEDGAAMRAGVQTGDRIIKVNGTLVTHSNHIEVVKLIKSGSYVALTVLGRPPGLAQIPLSEAESEMLGVSISSPNSPAAERPYSPQDRFSSIQPPWDENSSICNQRVDILQKMLSKEQQELQAMKEEYSRNPSPKLLKDIQEAKKHIPQLQGQLVKATGATQEAVPGGDADDGSTFETEQSSKGDNSTDLSWTSTPISRRFWHGYPESLCQRESSCPSPKSTPRNSFNSCHSPDAEDTTDLDSLSPTTVSSPSSSRLVSQIIGAEDDYFDSDQEQTNGQCNSFNSIEQLKSRPAHLAAFLHHVISQFDPAPVLCYLYADLYKQTNSKETRRVFMDLHTYFIDRGANLKVAVPESISADLDRRRTEFIPEEIHRQHVQTLQDSLLPDILKNLEDFRQKRSMGLTVAEVELTRLDQERVRDRVTLERERSYAENIITKIEDVLVTTQTTEEEKCTTMQYVIYTYMKHLGVRVKEPRSLESKRVRINFLPKIKKSIKTEKEGEEKVKKPRFPSILGPQRRPSRVEAASVGKALDGRPRPQKQLSQPTLGASEHMEAGRLRGSQSSEGSELVHSTSVNTSSPNSANYSSDASRDADIGGTPTSGPSRLSDGLQSDPLDGLQHPVSHLDLYSLDQLQEDDRESDRTHEGTPKTIRRLEGLGAGDVQSEDDQGTDSEHDPPNWQQLVGREVLAGLRPHEIKRQEVINELFYTERAHVRMLRVLDHVFYQKLSKEAILPPADIKNIFTNLEEILQLHVSILEQMVAVRKRNESSVIDQIGDDLLSWFSGGEEEKIKQAVGTFCSNQPFALEIIKTKQKKDSRFTSFIQEAESNRQCRRLQLKDIIPVEMLRLTKYPLLLDNISKYTDNTVEKDKVKQAADCCRKVLNHVNQAVKESEDKQRLEDYQRRLDLSSLKQTDNPMILELKNLDLTKKTMVHEGPLSWKVNKDKTIELYTLLLEDILVLLQKQDERLILKCHSKNLAGTADTKHIFSPIIKLNTVLVRSVATDNKSFFVLSMSDNGAQIYELMAPTVSDQRTWQRLITQRADAMKIKPHSVIPLPQTDGERDGVEIITAGVSRLSRDADQTSTGSTQSTDKESSPAARNVVQSSLPGNNPFEGVKAEEEEEGFVDPELPYQVAEEGRGDSFNMYPSRADEALKTLAALKQVLVTQLMSQEAGERSKRSTGARLLRTTSLRTPVDNRARVMVHNGSERNSSQTEDLAQDLGSGDTGFFDSPEDYAGYLVLEGYGGPGESSTDDDILASTTGKQLSASQGCAADSGINLRFSSTSHAGSLSSFSRQVLSHLRNLQANLNYLKEVEAKYNNLIRQRPERSATDTDGNKDKR
- the arhgef12a gene encoding rho guanine nucleotide exchange factor 12 isoform X2 — translated: MSDTQSSFTDRFPKKANRTSSILSKDHPPDKKPKSDKTSLPSNEFDPTGLVQRCVIIQKDENGFGLTVSGDNPVFVQLVKEDGAAMRAGVQTGDRIIKVNGTLVTHSNHIEVVKLIKSGSYVALTVLGRPPGLAQIPLSEAESEMLGVSISSPNSPAAERPYSPQDRFSSIQPPWDENSSICNQRVDILQKMLSKEQQELQAMKEEYSRNPSPKLLKDIQEAKKHIPQLQGQLVKATGATQEAVPGGDADDGSTFETEQSSKGDNSTDLSWTSTPISRRFWHGYPESLCQRESSCPSPKSTPRNSFNSCHSPDAEDTTDLDSLSPTTVSSPSSSRLVSQIIGAEDDYFDSDQEQTNGQCNSFNSIEQLKSRPAHLAAFLHHVISQFDPAPVLCYLYADLYKQTNSKETRRVFMDLHTYFIDRGANLKVAVPESISADLDRRRTEFIPEEIHRQHVQTLQDSLLPDILKNLEDFRQKRSMGLTVAEVELTRLDQERVRDRVTLERERSYAENIITKIEDVLVTTQTTEEEKCTTMQYVIYTYMKHLGVRVKEPRSLESKRVRINFLPKIKKSIKTEKEGEEKVKKPRFPSILGPQRRPSRVEAASVGKALDGRPRPQKQLSQPTLGASEHMEAGRLRGSQSSEGSELVHSTSVNTSSPNSANYSSDASRDADIGGTPTSGPSRLSDGLQSDPLDGLQHPVSHLDLYSLDQLQEDDRESDRTHEGTPKTIRRLEGLGAGDVQSEDDQGTDSEHDPPNWQQLVGREVLAGLRPHEIKRQEVINELFYTERAHVRMLRVLDHVFYQKLSKEAILPPADIKNIFTNLEEILQLHVSILEQMVAVRKRNESSVIDQIGDDLLSWFSGGEEEKIKQAVGTFCSNQPFALEIIKTKQKKDSRFTSFIQEAESNRQCRRLQLKDIIPVEMLRLTKYPLLLDNISKYTDNTVEKDKVKQAADCCRKVLNHVNQAVKESEDKQRLEDYQRRLDLSSLKQTDNPMILELKNLDLTKKTMVHEGPLSWKVNKDKTIELYTLLLEDILVLLQKQDERLILKCHSKNLAGTADTKHIFSPIIKLNTVLVRSVATDNKSFFVLSMSDNGAQIYELMAPTVSDQRTWQRLITQRADAMKIKPHSVIPLPQTDGERDGVEIITAGVSRLSRDADQTSTGSTQSTDKESSPAARNVVQSSLPGNNPFEGVKAEEEEEGFVDPELPYQVAEEGRGDSFNMYPSRADEALKTLAALKQVLVTQLMSQEAGERSKRSTGARLLRTTSLRTPVDNRARVMVHNGSERNSSQTEDLAQDLGSGDTGFFDSPEDYAGYLVLEGYGGPGESSTDDDILASTTGKQLSASQGCAADSGINLRFSSTSHAGSLSSFSRQVLSHLRNLQANLNYLKEVEAKYNNLIRQRPERSATDTDGNKDKR